The following is a genomic window from Candidatus Nitrosotenuis cloacae.
AAACGGCGAGATATCAAGGCAGACCCTATAGCTTTCCAGAGTCCGTATCAAGTGTCATCTCTTGTCCGCTCTGCAGCCTTTCGTATTCCTCCTCTGACGCTATTACAAGCGGTATGTTTGCAAGCGCACACCCTGATGCGACCGTGATGTCTGCCTTTTTGCAGATCATTGCGTACGGTGCCGCGTCGCAAGATTTCAGAGAATATATCGTATATGCGCCGACTGAGCTTCCAACGCCGTGGGGAAACACAAGTATCGTGTTTTTGAACGGCATACCAGACAGCTCGTGCTTTTCGTCAGATATAACGCCGGTCGTCTTGTCAACCGAGCCAAGAAAGTTGATCGGCATGTCCGTCTTGAGAATTTTGCCCCGTGCCCGCCCCTTCACTATTACCTTCATCTTGTCTCTTCTTTTACTATCTGCGACAGTGACTTTAGGTTCACGTCCACCCCCGTGGAGTGCTGCAGATAGTACGCCCCCTTGATGCTGTTTGTCGTAACAGAGTCTATCTCGTTTTTGTCTACAAGCGGAGTAAGGCACGTGCAGCAGTCCGACAGAATCTCGCAGCCTGCCCGCTCTATCTCGTTTGTGTACCCAATCTTGCGGGCCTGCTCCTGCACCGACCTTGGACAGAACACCATGCACCGCTTGGTAAACGACCTTCCCTTCAGTAACGAGGACAGATCTGTCAGCTCGCCCAGCCCCAGCTGCGGGCTGCCAAGCGTGACAATGTCACCCCTTTCTGCGGTGTTCAGCTCGTCAAACACGTTCTGAGCCTCCTTTTTATCAAAATCAACATGCTCAGAGCCCGGCGTATCCTCCAAAAAGAACTTGCCGCATCTTCCTGACGTGCCCATTCCGCCGCACAACGACTTGCAGCTGCGCCTGTCCATCTCCTTTACCC
Proteins encoded in this region:
- a CDS encoding aconitase X swivel domain-containing protein — translated: MKVIVKGRARGKILKTDMPINFLGSVDKTTGVISDEKHELSGMPFKNTILVFPHGVGSSVGAYTIYSLKSCDAAPYAMICKKADITVASGCALANIPLVIASEEEYERLQSGQEMTLDTDSGKL